A single genomic interval of Gopherus evgoodei ecotype Sinaloan lineage chromosome 11, rGopEvg1_v1.p, whole genome shotgun sequence harbors:
- the LOC115659865 gene encoding dnaJ homolog subfamily B member 2-like isoform X4 yields the protein MVTMGEYYKLLELPQDASDEDIKKAYRKAAMRWHPDKNPETEQYAERKFKEITEAYEVLSDKSKRDLYDRYGKEGLTGAAGPGGSRAEDRAPGFTFNFAVIRDILREFFGGRDPFYEFQARRDHYDGLV from the exons ATGGTCACCATGGGGGAGTACTACAAACTGCTGGAACTTCCCCAGGACGCCTCTGACGAGGACATCAAAAAGGC GTACAGGAAGGCAGCGATGAGATGGCACCCGGATAAAAACCCAGAGACCGAGCAATACGCCGAGCGGAAGTTCAAAGAAATAACGGAGGCGTATGAAGTGCTGTCAGACA agAGCAAGCGCGACCTCTATGACCGCTATGGCAAGGAGGGGCTCACGGGGGCAG cagggcctgggggatcGAGGGCTGAAGACAGAGCCCCTGGATTTACTTTCAACTTTGCCGTCATCCGTGACATCCTGAGAGAGTTCTTTGGGGGACGAGATCCTTTCTATG AGTttcaagccagaagggaccattatgatggtCTAGTTTGA
- the LOC115659865 gene encoding uncharacterized protein LOC115659865 isoform X2, with translation MVTMGEYYKLLELPQDASDEDIKKAYRKAAMRWHPDKNPETEQYAERKFKEITEAYEVLSDKSKRDLYDRYGKEGLTGAGPGGSRAEDRAPGFTFNFAVIRDILREFFGGRDPFYGVTGAERSNMEAARNESHPGSESHEAGNDLHGGYEPQGAWNESHYESESASGRKSHEECVLYDGWNNTPDRQETTPGYEMHEVYTSYDGWNDTPDRQEMTPGYEMHEAYVLYNGWNDTPDRQETTPGYKMHEVYALYDGWNDTPDRQETTPGYKMHEVYALYDGWNDTPDRQETTPGYEMHEVYASYDGWNDTLDRQETTPGYEMHEAYVSYDGWNDTSDRDKSAAVYEPHAGWSGAHDRPEAAPGYRSHEEHVLDDEWSGAQDRPDSAPVYEPHAGWKKLQAGRNAAAAGWEGSAAGWEGLAAGCAPAPRHLSPRERNRPAASCTKAADRSSEPATGQNKPVVDGKSRPPSETRGLPGGRRLLLGKSKTRRSDGMDKLLEGMKKLLDGTKKLLCRRSELQGGPSPGPPGESQLLSEGASRLLPEIIHWPQAEMNRLQGRTSQGLHATSQLPDVTSRLQDETIQIQPLTDTANLRLSARRSLLHGTNVIGQPQGGVSRLPHITSRLLGRTSRFPVKSHLGVQSSDSTCSHNPSITRLGRML, from the exons ATGGTCACCATGGGGGAGTACTACAAACTGCTGGAACTTCCCCAGGACGCCTCTGACGAGGACATCAAAAAGGC GTACAGGAAGGCAGCGATGAGATGGCACCCGGATAAAAACCCAGAGACCGAGCAATACGCCGAGCGGAAGTTCAAAGAAATAACGGAGGCGTATGAAGTGCTGTCAGACA agAGCAAGCGCGACCTCTATGACCGCTATGGCAAGGAGGGGCTCACGGGGGCAG ggcctgggggatcGAGGGCTGAAGACAGAGCCCCTGGATTTACTTTCAACTTTGCCGTCATCCGTGACATCCTGAGAGAGTTCTTTGGGGGACGAGATCCTTTCTATG GTGTGACTGGAGCTGAGAGAAGCAACATGGAAGCAGCAAGGAACGAATCCCACCCTGGATCCGAGTCCCATGAAGCCGGCAATGACTTGCATGGGGGATATGAGCCGCAGGGCGCATGGAATGAGTCACATTATGAGTCTGAGTCTGCTTCTGGACGCAAGTCGCATGAGGAGTGTGTGTTGTATGATGGGTGGAATAACACACCAGACAGACAGGAGACGACTCCTGGATACGAGATGCACGAGGTGTATACGTCGTACGATGGATGGAATGATACGCCGGACAGACAGGAGATGACACCTGGATACGAGATGCACGAGGCGTATGTGTTGTACAATGGATGGAATGATACGCCGGACAGACAGGAGACGACACCTGGATACAAGATGCACGAGGTGTATGCGTTGTACGATGGATGGAATGATACGCCGGACAGACAGGAGACGACACCTGGATACAAGATGCACGAGGTGTATGCGTTGTATGATGGATGGAATGATACGCCGGACAGACAGGAGACGACTCCTGGATACGAGATGCACGAGGTATATGCGTCGTATGATGGATGGAATGATACGCTGGACAGACAGGAGACGACACCTGGATACGAGATGCACGAGGCGTATGTGTCGTACGATGGATGGAACGATACATCAGACAGAGACAAGTCAGCTGCTGTATATGAGCCACATGCTGGATGGAGCGGGGCACATGACAGACCTGAGGCAGCTCCTGGATACAGGTCACACGAGGAGCATGTGTTGGATGATGAATGGAGCGGGGCACAAGACAGACCTGACTCGGCTCCTGTGTATGAGCCGCATGCTGGATGGAAGAAGTTGCAAGCTGGACGcaatgcagcagctgctggctgggaagggtcggctgctggctgggaagggttggCTGCTGgctgtgccccagctcccagacACCTGTCACCTCGTGAGCGGAACAGGCCAGCAGCCAGCTGCACCAAGGCGGCTGACAGGAGCAGTGAGCCGGCTACTGGGCAGAACAAGCCAGTTGTGGATGGGAAGAGTCGACCCCCCAGTGAAACGAGGGGGCTCCCAGGTGGGAGGAGGCTGCTCCTGGGTAAATCAAAGACGAGGCGCTCAGATGGAATGGACAAGCTCCTAGAGGGAATGAAGAAGCTCCTGGACGGAACCAAGAAGCTCTTGTGTAGACGGAGTGAGCTCCAAGGAGGACCAAGTCCAGGCCCACCAGGAGAATCTCAGCTGTTGTCTGAAGGAGCCAGCCGGCTGCTCCCGGAAATAATCCACTGGCCGCAGGCTGAAATGAATCGGTTACAAGGCAGAACAAGTCAGGGATTGCATGCAACCAGTCAGCTCCCAGATGTCACCAGTCGACTGCAGGATGAAACGATACAGATACAGCCACTCACAGATACAGCCAATCTGCGTCTGAGTGCAAGACGCAGCCTGCTACATGGAACAAACGTAATTGGTCAGCCCCAGGGGGGAGTAAGTCGGCTCCCACACATAACCAGTCGTCTCCTAGGCAGAACGAGCAGGTTCCCAGTCAAAAGCCACCTTGGTGTCCAGTCCTCTGATTCCACCTGTTCCCATAACCCCTCTATCACCAGGCTGGGGAGAATGCTGTGA
- the LOC115659865 gene encoding uncharacterized protein LOC115659865 isoform X3 — protein sequence MEAARNESHPGSESHEAGNDLHGGYEPQGAWNESHYESESASGRKSHEECVLYDGWNNTPDRQETTPGYEMHEVYTSYDGWNDTPDRQEMTPGYEMHEAYVLYNGWNDTPDRQETTPGYKMHEVYALYDGWNDTPDRQETTPGYKMHEVYALYDGWNDTPDRQETTPGYEMHEVYASYDGWNDTLDRQETTPGYEMHEAYVSYDGWNDTSDRDKSAAVYEPHAGWSGAHDRPEAAPGYRSHEEHVLDDEWSGAQDRPDSAPVYEPHAGWKKLQAGRNAAAAGWEGSAAGWEGLAAGCAPAPRHLSPRERNRPAASCTKAADRSSEPATGQNKPVVDGKSRPPSETRGLPGGRRLLLGKSKTRRSDGMDKLLEGMKKLLDGTKKLLCRRSELQGGPSPGPPGESQLLSEGASRLLPEIIHWPQAEMNRLQGRTSQGLHATSQLPDVTSRLQDETIQIQPLTDTANLRLSARRSLLHGTNVIGQPQGGVSRLPHITSRLLGRTSRFPVKSHLGVQSSDSTCSHNPSITRLGRML from the coding sequence ATGGAAGCAGCAAGGAACGAATCCCACCCTGGATCCGAGTCCCATGAAGCCGGCAATGACTTGCATGGGGGATATGAGCCGCAGGGCGCATGGAATGAGTCACATTATGAGTCTGAGTCTGCTTCTGGACGCAAGTCGCATGAGGAGTGTGTGTTGTATGATGGGTGGAATAACACACCAGACAGACAGGAGACGACTCCTGGATACGAGATGCACGAGGTGTATACGTCGTACGATGGATGGAATGATACGCCGGACAGACAGGAGATGACACCTGGATACGAGATGCACGAGGCGTATGTGTTGTACAATGGATGGAATGATACGCCGGACAGACAGGAGACGACACCTGGATACAAGATGCACGAGGTGTATGCGTTGTACGATGGATGGAATGATACGCCGGACAGACAGGAGACGACACCTGGATACAAGATGCACGAGGTGTATGCGTTGTATGATGGATGGAATGATACGCCGGACAGACAGGAGACGACTCCTGGATACGAGATGCACGAGGTATATGCGTCGTATGATGGATGGAATGATACGCTGGACAGACAGGAGACGACACCTGGATACGAGATGCACGAGGCGTATGTGTCGTACGATGGATGGAACGATACATCAGACAGAGACAAGTCAGCTGCTGTATATGAGCCACATGCTGGATGGAGCGGGGCACATGACAGACCTGAGGCAGCTCCTGGATACAGGTCACACGAGGAGCATGTGTTGGATGATGAATGGAGCGGGGCACAAGACAGACCTGACTCGGCTCCTGTGTATGAGCCGCATGCTGGATGGAAGAAGTTGCAAGCTGGACGcaatgcagcagctgctggctgggaagggtcggctgctggctgggaagggttggCTGCTGgctgtgccccagctcccagacACCTGTCACCTCGTGAGCGGAACAGGCCAGCAGCCAGCTGCACCAAGGCGGCTGACAGGAGCAGTGAGCCGGCTACTGGGCAGAACAAGCCAGTTGTGGATGGGAAGAGTCGACCCCCCAGTGAAACGAGGGGGCTCCCAGGTGGGAGGAGGCTGCTCCTGGGTAAATCAAAGACGAGGCGCTCAGATGGAATGGACAAGCTCCTAGAGGGAATGAAGAAGCTCCTGGACGGAACCAAGAAGCTCTTGTGTAGACGGAGTGAGCTCCAAGGAGGACCAAGTCCAGGCCCACCAGGAGAATCTCAGCTGTTGTCTGAAGGAGCCAGCCGGCTGCTCCCGGAAATAATCCACTGGCCGCAGGCTGAAATGAATCGGTTACAAGGCAGAACAAGTCAGGGATTGCATGCAACCAGTCAGCTCCCAGATGTCACCAGTCGACTGCAGGATGAAACGATACAGATACAGCCACTCACAGATACAGCCAATCTGCGTCTGAGTGCAAGACGCAGCCTGCTACATGGAACAAACGTAATTGGTCAGCCCCAGGGGGGAGTAAGTCGGCTCCCACACATAACCAGTCGTCTCCTAGGCAGAACGAGCAGGTTCCCAGTCAAAAGCCACCTTGGTGTCCAGTCCTCTGATTCCACCTGTTCCCATAACCCCTCTATCACCAGGCTGGGGAGAATGCTGTGA
- the LOC115659865 gene encoding uncharacterized protein LOC115659865 isoform X1 — MVTMGEYYKLLELPQDASDEDIKKAYRKAAMRWHPDKNPETEQYAERKFKEITEAYEVLSDKSKRDLYDRYGKEGLTGAAGPGGSRAEDRAPGFTFNFAVIRDILREFFGGRDPFYGVTGAERSNMEAARNESHPGSESHEAGNDLHGGYEPQGAWNESHYESESASGRKSHEECVLYDGWNNTPDRQETTPGYEMHEVYTSYDGWNDTPDRQEMTPGYEMHEAYVLYNGWNDTPDRQETTPGYKMHEVYALYDGWNDTPDRQETTPGYKMHEVYALYDGWNDTPDRQETTPGYEMHEVYASYDGWNDTLDRQETTPGYEMHEAYVSYDGWNDTSDRDKSAAVYEPHAGWSGAHDRPEAAPGYRSHEEHVLDDEWSGAQDRPDSAPVYEPHAGWKKLQAGRNAAAAGWEGSAAGWEGLAAGCAPAPRHLSPRERNRPAASCTKAADRSSEPATGQNKPVVDGKSRPPSETRGLPGGRRLLLGKSKTRRSDGMDKLLEGMKKLLDGTKKLLCRRSELQGGPSPGPPGESQLLSEGASRLLPEIIHWPQAEMNRLQGRTSQGLHATSQLPDVTSRLQDETIQIQPLTDTANLRLSARRSLLHGTNVIGQPQGGVSRLPHITSRLLGRTSRFPVKSHLGVQSSDSTCSHNPSITRLGRML, encoded by the exons ATGGTCACCATGGGGGAGTACTACAAACTGCTGGAACTTCCCCAGGACGCCTCTGACGAGGACATCAAAAAGGC GTACAGGAAGGCAGCGATGAGATGGCACCCGGATAAAAACCCAGAGACCGAGCAATACGCCGAGCGGAAGTTCAAAGAAATAACGGAGGCGTATGAAGTGCTGTCAGACA agAGCAAGCGCGACCTCTATGACCGCTATGGCAAGGAGGGGCTCACGGGGGCAG cagggcctgggggatcGAGGGCTGAAGACAGAGCCCCTGGATTTACTTTCAACTTTGCCGTCATCCGTGACATCCTGAGAGAGTTCTTTGGGGGACGAGATCCTTTCTATG GTGTGACTGGAGCTGAGAGAAGCAACATGGAAGCAGCAAGGAACGAATCCCACCCTGGATCCGAGTCCCATGAAGCCGGCAATGACTTGCATGGGGGATATGAGCCGCAGGGCGCATGGAATGAGTCACATTATGAGTCTGAGTCTGCTTCTGGACGCAAGTCGCATGAGGAGTGTGTGTTGTATGATGGGTGGAATAACACACCAGACAGACAGGAGACGACTCCTGGATACGAGATGCACGAGGTGTATACGTCGTACGATGGATGGAATGATACGCCGGACAGACAGGAGATGACACCTGGATACGAGATGCACGAGGCGTATGTGTTGTACAATGGATGGAATGATACGCCGGACAGACAGGAGACGACACCTGGATACAAGATGCACGAGGTGTATGCGTTGTACGATGGATGGAATGATACGCCGGACAGACAGGAGACGACACCTGGATACAAGATGCACGAGGTGTATGCGTTGTATGATGGATGGAATGATACGCCGGACAGACAGGAGACGACTCCTGGATACGAGATGCACGAGGTATATGCGTCGTATGATGGATGGAATGATACGCTGGACAGACAGGAGACGACACCTGGATACGAGATGCACGAGGCGTATGTGTCGTACGATGGATGGAACGATACATCAGACAGAGACAAGTCAGCTGCTGTATATGAGCCACATGCTGGATGGAGCGGGGCACATGACAGACCTGAGGCAGCTCCTGGATACAGGTCACACGAGGAGCATGTGTTGGATGATGAATGGAGCGGGGCACAAGACAGACCTGACTCGGCTCCTGTGTATGAGCCGCATGCTGGATGGAAGAAGTTGCAAGCTGGACGcaatgcagcagctgctggctgggaagggtcggctgctggctgggaagggttggCTGCTGgctgtgccccagctcccagacACCTGTCACCTCGTGAGCGGAACAGGCCAGCAGCCAGCTGCACCAAGGCGGCTGACAGGAGCAGTGAGCCGGCTACTGGGCAGAACAAGCCAGTTGTGGATGGGAAGAGTCGACCCCCCAGTGAAACGAGGGGGCTCCCAGGTGGGAGGAGGCTGCTCCTGGGTAAATCAAAGACGAGGCGCTCAGATGGAATGGACAAGCTCCTAGAGGGAATGAAGAAGCTCCTGGACGGAACCAAGAAGCTCTTGTGTAGACGGAGTGAGCTCCAAGGAGGACCAAGTCCAGGCCCACCAGGAGAATCTCAGCTGTTGTCTGAAGGAGCCAGCCGGCTGCTCCCGGAAATAATCCACTGGCCGCAGGCTGAAATGAATCGGTTACAAGGCAGAACAAGTCAGGGATTGCATGCAACCAGTCAGCTCCCAGATGTCACCAGTCGACTGCAGGATGAAACGATACAGATACAGCCACTCACAGATACAGCCAATCTGCGTCTGAGTGCAAGACGCAGCCTGCTACATGGAACAAACGTAATTGGTCAGCCCCAGGGGGGAGTAAGTCGGCTCCCACACATAACCAGTCGTCTCCTAGGCAGAACGAGCAGGTTCCCAGTCAAAAGCCACCTTGGTGTCCAGTCCTCTGATTCCACCTGTTCCCATAACCCCTCTATCACCAGGCTGGGGAGAATGCTGTGA